Proteins encoded together in one Canis aureus isolate CA01 chromosome 21, VMU_Caureus_v.1.0, whole genome shotgun sequence window:
- the B4GAT1 gene encoding beta-1,4-glucuronyltransferase 1: MQMSYAIRCAFYQLLLAALMLVAMLQLLYLSLLSGLHGQEEQDQYFEFFPPSPRSVDQVKAQLRTALASGGVLDASGDYRVYRGLLKTTMDPNDVILATHASVDNLLHLSGLLERWEGPLSVAVFAATKEEAQLATVLTYALSSHCPDMRARVAMHLVCPSRYEAAVPDPREPGEFALLRSCQEVFDKLARVAQPGINYALGTNVSYPNNLLRNLAREGANYALVIDVDMVPSEGLWRGLREMLDQSKQWAGTALVVPAFEIRRARRMPTNKNELLQLYQVGEVRPFYYGLCTPCQAPTNYSRWVNLPEESLLRPAYVVPWQDPWEPFYVAGGKVPTFDERFRQYGFNRISQACELHVAGFDFEVLNEGFLVHKGFKEALKFHPQKEAENQHNKILYRQFKQELKAKYPDSPRHC, translated from the exons ATGCAGATGTCCTACGCCATCCGGTGCGCCTTTTACCAGCTGCTTCTGGCCGCGCTAATGCTGGTGGCGATGCTGCAGCTGCTCTACCTGTCGCTGCTGTCCGGGCTCCACGGGCAGGAGGAGCAAGACCAGTATTTCGAGTTCTTTCCCCCGTCCCCGCGGTCCGTGGACCAGGTCAAGGCGCAACTCCGCACCGCTCTGGCCTCTGGAGGCGTCCTGGACGCCAGTGGCGACTACCGCGTCTACAGGGGCCTACTGAAGACCACCATGGACCCCAATGATGTGATCCTGGCCACTCACGCCAGCGTGGACAACCTGCTGCACCTGTCGGGCCTGTTGGAGCGCTGGGAGGGCCCGCTCTCCGTGGCGGTGTTCGCGGCCACCAAGGAGGAGGCGCAGCTAGCCACGGTGCTGACCTACGCGCTGAGCAGCCACTGCCCCGATATGCGCGCCAGGGTGGCCATGCACCTTGTGTGCCCCTCGCGCTACGAGGCCGCTGTGCCTGATCCCCGGGAGCCTGGGGAGTTTGCCTTGCTGCGGTCCTGCCAGGAGGTCTTTGACAAGCTAGCCAGGGTGGCCCAGCCGGGGATCAATTATGCGCTGGGCACCAACGTCTCCTACCCCAATAACCTGCTGAGGAATCTGGCTCGTGAGGGGGCCAACTATGCCCTGGTAATCGACGTGGACATGGTGCCCAGTGAGGGGCTGTGGAGGGGTCTTCGGGAAATGCTGGATCAGAGCAAGCAGTGGGCGGGCACAGCACTGGTGGTGCCTGCCTTTGAGATCCGCCGAGCCCGCCGCATGCCCACGAACAAGAATGAGCTGTTGCAGCTCTACCAAGTGGGCGAGGTGAGGCCCTTCTATTATGGGCTGTGCACGCCCTGTCAGGCACCCACCAACTACTCCCGCTGGGTCAACCTGCCAGAAGAGAGCTTGCTGAGGCCTGCCTACGTAGTGCCCTGGCAGGACCCCTGGGAACCATTCTACGTGGCTGGAGGCAAGGTGCCCACCTTCGACGAGCGCTTTCGCCAGTACGGCTTCAATCGCATCAGCCAG GCCTGTGAGCTGCACGTGGCAGGATTTGATTTCGAGGTGCTGAACGAAGGTTTCCTGGTTCATAAGGGCTTTAAAGAAGCTTTGAAGTTCCATCCccaaaaggaggcagaaaatcaGCACAATAAGATCCTTTACCGCCAGTTCAAACAGGAGTTGAAGGCCAAGTACCCTGACTCCCCTCGTCACTGCTGA
- the BRMS1 gene encoding breast cancer metastasis-suppressor 1 isoform X2, translating to MISDGSPPPRAQMPIQPPSKDTEEMEAEGDSAAEMNGEEEESEEERSGSQTESEEESSEMDDEDYERRRSECVNEMLDLEKQFSELKEKLFRERLSQLRVRLEEVGAERAPEYTEPLGGLQRSLKIRIQVAGIYKGFCLDVIRNKYECELQGAKQHLESEKLLLYDTLQGELQERIQRLEEDRQSLDISSGPYIVYMLQEIDILEDWTAIKKARAAVSPQKRKADGP from the exons ATGATAAGTGACggctcccctcctcccagagcccagatgcccatccAGCCTCCAAGCAAAGACACAGAAGAGATGGAAGCAGAGGGTGATTCGGCCGCTGAGATgaatggggaggaggaagagagcgAGGAGGAGCGGAGCGGCAGCCAGACTGAATCGGAGGAAGAGAGCTCAG AGATGGACGACGAGGACTATGAGCGGCGTCGCAGCGAGTGCGTCAATGAGATGCTGGACCTGGAGAAACAGTTCTCGGAGCTCAAGGAGAA GTTGTTCAGGGAACGGCTGAGTCAGCTGAGGGTGCGGCTGGAGGAAGTGGGGGCTGAGAGAGCACCTGAATACACAGAGCCTCTGGGGGGACTGCAGCGGAGCCTCAAGATCCGCATTCAGGTGGCAG GGATCTACAAGGGCTTCTGTCTGGACGTGATCCGGAATAAGTACGAATGTGAGCTGCAGGGAGCCAAACAGCATCTGGAG AGCGAGAAGCTGCTGCTCTATGACACGCTGCAGGGGGAGCTGCAAGAGCGGatccagaggctggaagaggaCCGCCAGAGTCTGGACATCAGCTCTG GTCCTTACATCGTGTATATGCTGCAGGAGATCGACATCCTAGAGGACTGGACAGCCATCAAAAAG GCTAGGGCAGCTGTGTCCCCTCAGAAGAGAAAAGCAGATG GACCATGA
- the BRMS1 gene encoding breast cancer metastasis-suppressor 1 isoform X1: protein MPIQPPSKDTEEMEAEGDSAAEMNGEEEESEEERSGSQTESEEESSEMDDEDYERRRSECVNEMLDLEKQFSELKEKLFRERLSQLRVRLEEVGAERAPEYTEPLGGLQRSLKIRIQVAGIYKGFCLDVIRNKYECELQGAKQHLESEKLLLYDTLQGELQERIQRLEEDRQSLDISSEWWDDKLHARSSAKTWDSLPPSKRKKAPLVSGPYIVYMLQEIDILEDWTAIKKARAAVSPQKRKADGP from the exons atgcccatccAGCCTCCAAGCAAAGACACAGAAGAGATGGAAGCAGAGGGTGATTCGGCCGCTGAGATgaatggggaggaggaagagagcgAGGAGGAGCGGAGCGGCAGCCAGACTGAATCGGAGGAAGAGAGCTCAG AGATGGACGACGAGGACTATGAGCGGCGTCGCAGCGAGTGCGTCAATGAGATGCTGGACCTGGAGAAACAGTTCTCGGAGCTCAAGGAGAA GTTGTTCAGGGAACGGCTGAGTCAGCTGAGGGTGCGGCTGGAGGAAGTGGGGGCTGAGAGAGCACCTGAATACACAGAGCCTCTGGGGGGACTGCAGCGGAGCCTCAAGATCCGCATTCAGGTGGCAG GGATCTACAAGGGCTTCTGTCTGGACGTGATCCGGAATAAGTACGAATGTGAGCTGCAGGGAGCCAAACAGCATCTGGAG AGCGAGAAGCTGCTGCTCTATGACACGCTGCAGGGGGAGCTGCAAGAGCGGatccagaggctggaagaggaCCGCCAGAGTCTGGACATCAGCTCTG AGTGGTGGGATGACAAACTGCACGCCAGAAGCAGCGCAAAGACCTGGGACTCCCTGCCACCCAGCAAGAGGAAGAAGGCACCTCTCGTTTCTG GTCCTTACATCGTGTATATGCTGCAGGAGATCGACATCCTAGAGGACTGGACAGCCATCAAAAAG GCTAGGGCAGCTGTGTCCCCTCAGAAGAGAAAAGCAGATG GACCATGA
- the BRMS1 gene encoding breast cancer metastasis-suppressor 1 isoform X3, with translation MISDGSPPPRAQMPIQPPSKDTEEMEAEGDSAAEMNGEEEESEEERSGSQTESEEESSEMDDEDYERRRSECVNEMLDLEKQFSELKEKLFRERLSQLRVRLEEVGAERAPEYTEPLGGLQRSLKIRIQVAGIYKGFCLDVIRNKYECELQGAKQHLESEKLLLYDTLQGELQERIQRLEEDRQSLDISSEWWDDKLHARSSAKTWDSLPPSKRKKAPLVSGPYIVYMLQEIDILEDWTAIKKARAAVSPQKRKADGP, from the exons ATGATAAGTGACggctcccctcctcccagagcccagatgcccatccAGCCTCCAAGCAAAGACACAGAAGAGATGGAAGCAGAGGGTGATTCGGCCGCTGAGATgaatggggaggaggaagagagcgAGGAGGAGCGGAGCGGCAGCCAGACTGAATCGGAGGAAGAGAGCTCAG AGATGGACGACGAGGACTATGAGCGGCGTCGCAGCGAGTGCGTCAATGAGATGCTGGACCTGGAGAAACAGTTCTCGGAGCTCAAGGAGAA GTTGTTCAGGGAACGGCTGAGTCAGCTGAGGGTGCGGCTGGAGGAAGTGGGGGCTGAGAGAGCACCTGAATACACAGAGCCTCTGGGGGGACTGCAGCGGAGCCTCAAGATCCGCATTCAGGTGGCAG GGATCTACAAGGGCTTCTGTCTGGACGTGATCCGGAATAAGTACGAATGTGAGCTGCAGGGAGCCAAACAGCATCTGGAG AGCGAGAAGCTGCTGCTCTATGACACGCTGCAGGGGGAGCTGCAAGAGCGGatccagaggctggaagaggaCCGCCAGAGTCTGGACATCAGCTCTG AGTGGTGGGATGACAAACTGCACGCCAGAAGCAGCGCAAAGACCTGGGACTCCCTGCCACCCAGCAAGAGGAAGAAGGCACCTCTCGTTTCTG GTCCTTACATCGTGTATATGCTGCAGGAGATCGACATCCTAGAGGACTGGACAGCCATCAAAAAG GCTAGGGCAGCTGTGTCCCCTCAGAAGAGAAAAGCAGATG GACCATGA